In the Helicobacter typhlonius genome, one interval contains:
- the selD gene encoding selenide, water dikinase SelD encodes MGLADLSQISSGLSQSPNPLLLAGFDSNEDCGAMLLSPTDEYALLSSVDFITPVVDDPYIYGQIAATNALSDIFAMGGRATSALNLLMWDSTHFDSKIANEILKGGLNKITESGALLLGGHTIKDNEQKYGLSVNGIAHKNHLWRNNAGKIGDKLVLTKPIGSGILTTAIKARMLHNPQQVIESMLALNLYAANIAQNYEIHACTDITGFGLIGHGLEMCAETTIQNAQPDNLNTNPQSPKSLLFYTQQIPLFTESKELAQIGIVPGGSYENKKALQDKVALHCALEDDIFYYDAQTSGGLLFALPARDADQFVDELRRNGIESAIIIGEIIPRSTKAIILG; translated from the coding sequence GTGGGTCTGGCAGACTTATCACAAATCTCTAGCGGACTTAGCCAAAGCCCAAATCCTCTCTTACTCGCAGGATTTGATAGCAATGAAGACTGCGGGGCTATGCTCCTTTCCCCCACCGATGAGTATGCCCTACTCTCAAGCGTGGATTTTATCACGCCTGTGGTAGATGACCCCTACATATATGGACAAATTGCCGCTACAAATGCACTTAGTGATATTTTTGCTATGGGTGGTAGGGCGACAAGTGCGCTCAATCTGCTTATGTGGGATAGCACACATTTTGATAGCAAAATCGCAAATGAGATTCTAAAAGGTGGGCTCAACAAAATTACCGAATCTGGAGCATTGCTCCTTGGCGGACACACGATTAAGGATAATGAGCAAAAGTATGGCTTATCGGTTAATGGCATAGCACACAAAAATCATTTATGGCGCAATAATGCGGGGAAGATTGGCGATAAGCTTGTGCTGACAAAACCCATAGGTAGCGGAATACTCACCACCGCCATAAAGGCGCGTATGCTCCACAACCCACAGCAAGTTATAGAATCTATGCTAGCCCTCAATCTCTATGCGGCAAATATCGCTCAAAACTATGAGATTCACGCCTGCACCGATATTACAGGCTTTGGACTTATTGGACACGGGCTTGAAATGTGTGCGGAGACTACGATACAAAATGCACAGCCTGATAATCTAAACACAAATCCACAAAGCCCAAAAAGTCTTTTGTTCTACACGCAGCAGATTCCATTATTTACTGAATCTAAAGAACTCGCACAAATTGGCATCGTGCCGGGTGGCTCATATGAAAATAAAAAAGCCTTGCAGGATAAAGTCGCCTTGCATTGTGCGCTAGAAGATGATATTTTCTATTATGATGCGCAAACTTCTGGCGGTTTGCTCTTTGCCCTCCCTGCAAGAGATGCAGATCAATTTGTAGATGAACTGCGTAGAAATGGTATAGAATCTGCAATTATCATTGGCGAGATTATCCCAAGGAGCACAAAGGCTATTATACTAGGATAG
- the yedF gene encoding sulfurtransferase-like selenium metabolism protein YedF: MDNTIQIDVRDLPCPEPVVKAKQALLGVNEYALKLHTYEIIGNTPSSKENLSRFLKAEGFEFDIGFGRDGQFMIVLKGKAEKEAKQGKDKIIPKMMLFKSDKVGEGELGGMLANGFLKSLLHADVLPQKILFINRGVLLTTDNKEVNNDEIVEVLKELEKQGVEIYSCGSCLSYFALTERLKVGVIGNALESIQNMLTSDSLISL, from the coding sequence ATGGATAATACAATACAAATTGATGTGCGCGATTTGCCCTGCCCTGAACCTGTTGTAAAAGCAAAACAAGCCTTACTAGGTGTAAATGAATACGCCCTCAAACTCCACACTTATGAAATTATCGGCAACACCCCCTCTTCTAAGGAAAATCTCTCACGTTTTCTCAAAGCTGAAGGTTTCGAGTTTGATATAGGCTTTGGGCGAGATGGGCAGTTTATGATTGTCCTCAAAGGCAAGGCAGAAAAAGAGGCAAAGCAAGGCAAAGATAAAATCATTCCCAAAATGATGCTGTTTAAAAGCGACAAGGTGGGTGAGGGCGAATTAGGCGGTATGTTAGCAAATGGCTTTCTCAAATCTCTCCTCCACGCTGATGTGTTGCCACAAAAGATTCTATTTATCAATCGTGGCGTGCTCCTTACCACGGATAACAAAGAAGTCAATAATGATGAAATTGTCGAGGTGCTTAAAGAGCTTGAAAAACAAGGTGTGGAGATTTATTCTTGCGGTTCGTGCTTAAGCTATTTTGCCCTCACAGAGCGTCTCAAAGTCGGCGTGATAGGCAATGCGCTAGAGAGTATCCAAAATATGCTTACAAGCGATAGTCTCATTTCGCTTTAA